The DNA window TGAGGATTTGCCAAAGAAGTATGCCGATGCTGGTTTTATCGACAAAGAATCGGCATCTCATCTTGAGAATGTGAGCGTACCGAGCGTTGACGACGAGGGCGAGCCTCCTGGCTACGTGACATATTCCGGTCGTAAGTTTTTTCTCTCCGGTCAGATTGAGAGTGTATTGCTGATGCTTATTAGATCCTCATCTTTACTTTGCCGGTATTGGATTCTGGATGTGTCGATGGATTGTAAGTGTTGTTCCAATTGTGTATGGTCTGGACCAGCTAATTTTTTGGTGATTAGAGTCGCTATGTCGCTGTGCAGGTTATGGCAGATGTCAAGGGCGCATTCCCTGAACGCTACGCGCGAGGTTGATGGTGATTGTCTTGATAGATAACTTGTTCTTATATGATTTAGTTTACAAGAGATGATGGGTGATTTCACAATAGTAAGCCATTTTTGCACATGTCGAACTTTATTGGTTCCGTCTCTGGTTGTTTTTGAGAGATGGGAATTGAAGCTGCCTACAGTGCTCACAGCAGTAATATCCGTGTTCGCCCAACAATCTAGACTGATGCTATAACGTCCTCGTGCATGCAAAAAACTGTTCATAGATCACAGAAATCAAAGTAGAGGCATGAGCGACAAAGGAAATGTATTAATcgtttttataaatatttgtGCAGAATTTAGAGGCTGCATCTCATTCACGATGGAAGCAACCCAAGTAAGCCCACAGGGGGTTAATCCACTGAAGCCTGTCGACTGTAGCATGGAACTCAAGCGTCGCAAGGAAATGAATTCAGACGAAAATGAGTTACGCTCTTGGGCTACACATTTACAGAGGATacaactttaataaaattcagCACCAGTTCTTATTCTGGTTGTCTACgactatagataatagcgACAATATTAATACATTCATATCCATGACAGAAAATTCCTGTAAATGTCTAGAACCAGTTTGTCGTTTGTCGATGAGGCCGGCCAAGTGATTCTATGTCTTGTTTATAGGGAGCTCGTCCACTAAAATCTACGACTCAAGCGTCGCAAAAACTACCCGGGACTCAGATCGGGGTGAAAGTGAGTTACGCTCTTGGGTTACACGAcgataataatttaataaaattcagCACTAGTTTTATTTAAATGTATCATTTGAATCTAGGAATCATAGCGACAACAGATATGCAATGAGACTCTATATTGAAAAATTGTGTAAACTCACAGAGCTTTTATTCGTTTTGCGATGGAAACTGCCTATGTCCTGTTACAGGGAGCTAGTCCACTAAAACTTGTCAACTGTAACGACCTACTTGGGCGTCGTGAAAAAAATGGAAGCAGATCATGAGGGCGAGCAAGTAAGTCAGGTCTGTGAGTTACGCGTTTACTGACGACAATAATCTAACAAAATTCAACACCAGTTCTTGCATAGCTCAAATACATCCAGAAGTGATAGCGACAACAGAAAAATAAGAATGGCATCAAACTAACACGAGTTGGCAGGACAAATagtgttgttgaagatggttaCGATGCTCAGTGGTCAAGTACAGTGGGCAGTTCACTGGAGCATCACCTGGAATTGGGTAGCTCGGGTAATGTATTTTCAACGCTCAGTACTGACTTTATCTCTCACAGTGACGCCGAAAGATGTACTCGGTCAGTCAGCTACCATGGACTTCTACATTCAACATATAACAGTCGACCATCGAACTTCAATACTTGACCGAAATACCAAGCTTTGTCATTTGGCCTTATCAGTTTCCATGGTCTGATCACTCTTGCTGATATTAACCACAGCTTCACCAACACAATGCCTACCGTACACAATAAATTTCCCTTAGTAGCCTCTGTAAATCCGCCCCATTGACAAAAGTCAAGATGGtgtcgatgaagatgatcagTTCAAACACTCGTCCCATCAATGCGTACCTCTCGCCCTttgacaacaacacaacTCGGAATCTCACCAACATTATCCATCCGTTCAACATTCCATGAAAACAATTGCATACCAGGGAGTCGGGGTGAAGGGGGTAGTCTAACCAACCAGAACATGCGCCCTGTTGTGTCTTAGACAATTCTCGCCTTTTCACCAATGTTTCCCAGCCCTttggagagaagaaaaagcttgTTCATTTCTAGATTGCGAGGCTGGATTGACATGGTAAAAAAAGGAGATGGTCTAGACTGTGGCATTGTCTGTTGCAAATGAAGAGATAAGCTTTGTGTGCATTGTGGTTGATGATTTGGGGGGGAACGGATTAGACTAGACGGTGGGTTTCATTCCTTGCAGTTGGTAGGGAAATGTGAGTGAGTTGTCCTGGTAAGTGGTgtaagtactaaggtacccaGGGAAACTGGAGTCGAATACAGTCTTGAGTGTTTATGTTGATCAACTTTAAAAATGACAGTTGCGACAAAAAACGGTTATTCagaataataagcttttccTCTTGGCAGACGTTGAGAATACCAAGGTTTACAACGGTTCAATTGGTGTTGTTCTCATTTAATTGTTCACAGAGGGATGCCCATCTCGAGTGAGTGCTGTACTGTAGGGTATGAGCATTTCTTCCCTCCCTTCTGTCAACTCCTTCAATTGACAGGTGTCGGATTGACATGTAAAAACTGTGAGCGATAAACAATTTACGAATCTAATGTGCCGATACCCGTTTCACGGAAGCAGAATAGCTTCATTGTCGTCAGCCGCAAACGTGAACTAACCAGTACAATTGGCTTGCACCGTTGCGAATGTCTCTGCGGGTGAAACAGCATTCGCGTTTTTGGCCGAAAGCAATCTGTTTCCTGTTCACCAACAGAATTGTAAACGTGTTGGCCAGGTTCTCGTCATGGCATGCTGAACTGTTTCGGTCCATTCCGTCTACAAGTTTCGCCAAGAATGACAATGATTGTGGCCATGACTGGTCAATTCATGTCTTTTCCCCTccatcttttttattttatttttatttatcttgGTGTCTTACCGACCGGCTGGCTGTCTCTAGGCATGTCGTGTTGCCACAGCGCACAAAGTCAACCACTGACTGGGGTATCAATTGGAGCAGGAATTTGATCATTTGCTGTCGTTCAATTGAGAGTTAAttgcttgacttgacttgactttgattgAGAATGACACCCTCAATACTGTAGAAACCGTTTGTGGTTGTGAATGACTCTTGGCTGACTCtctctagtctagtctagaaCCTGGATGCGCCCATAAAAGGGCTTGAGACAATTAATTGCTGGCTGCGCTTTGACTTGACGTGAATTACGACGCCTTGGATTAAACTGCAATCAGTCTAGCCAGCAGTCTCAAAAGAATGGACTTGTTTTATTTCTTGTACTGAATTCAGTTCTCGCTCACGACTTGGTGAGACACTGCGACAGACTATCACCGTTTAGTTGGACAACAGTGGATAAGCTGGTGCTGCCCTGCATGTTTTTAGCGATAACAACAAGGAATgctcttttttctctctctcttcgCATGCAGGAGGGAATGAATTCCAAGGGAAACAATTGCAATTCCCAATAAACGAAAACAGGCAGAGTCTGAATTGAATCACTCACTCAAAGGGCGACCAGATCTTGTATATAACATGGACAAACTTCCTCCCCATATCCttctcatctcatcctcaCTCTCATCTTCCCATTGAGGACCAGGTCATTCTTTtacaacagcaacaatcaCATTCACTTTATTGAATCTTTAACTCACTCAATTCACTCGTTTTTTGAATCAATCATTTTTTGCATTTTCCAACAGCTTATCTAATCGAAAATGCGCTTCACTCCCGGTTTactcttggccttggcctcgAGTGTCACTGCTCAGCGGTTCACCAACAGCAGCATCCCTGCTACTGGATCTGCTACTGAGTCTGCCACTGGAACCACCACTGAGCTCGCTCCCACTAGCTCTGCTGGTCCTCCTCAGCCTGTCGACCTCGGCAACGCTGTGCTTGGTCCTGGTGCTTCCTTTGCTACCTTCCCTGATGGCTCTGTCGCTATTTCTCTCCGCGCCGGGCCCAACGGTGTCGCTTCCTTCGCCGTTGGAGGTGCTTTCCCTTTCGGTATCGACATCGGAGATCTCATCCAGATCTTGTTCGATATCCTTGTTGAGCTCCTCAGCGACAGCCGCAAGCGTGCCGACGGTGGCTGCACCCTCGATGTCACTGTCGACGGTGTGAGCGTCTTCACCGAGGGTCTCGAGACCACCGGCGGCGTTGTTAGCCGTTCCTCTTCTGGTACTCCTGCTGGTGAATCCGCTCCTCAGCTTGAGTTCATTCAGTCTTGCGGTGCCAACCCTTCTGCTCTCACTGTCGGCAATGTCAAGGTTGCTGCTGATGATGGCACtggcggcggtggtggtaACGGCGGCGGTAACGGTGGCAACACCGACACTGAGACCGGCACCGCTATCGTCACTGAGACTACTCTTACCAACAGCGAGGGTGAGCCTACTGCTACTGTCACCGACACCATCATCCCTACCGACACTGAGATCAACACCAACTCCGAGGGTGCTACCACCAACTCCGAGGGCGAGACCATTGTTCCTACTGGTACCGAGACTGCCACCGAGACCAACACCAACTCTGAGGGCGCTACCACCAACTCTGAGGGCGAGACCATCACTGCCACTGGCACTGAGACTGCTCCCACCTCCACTGGTACCTCTGCTGCTGGCTTCCCTGCTTCCATCGACAACTTTGTCCTCTTCGGCTGTGTCGGTTCCGACAACGGTTTCCCTACCTTTGAGCTTGCTCAATCTTCCAGCTCCATGGACCTCGACCAATGTGCCACTCTCTGTGTCGGCCGCAGCTACTTTGGTGTTTACGACACTGACTGCTACTGTGGTGACGAGGTCGACGATGGCACCGAGCGCGTCAACCTCGACTCTTGCGACATTGAGTGCCCTGGCGATGACTCCGAGTTCTGTGGTGGTGATGCTCCTCTTGCTCGCCGCAGCCGCTTCAGCCGCCGCCAGTCTGCCATTCCCAACACCATCCTCCTCACTGTCTACGTCAACCTCGGCGGCGCTGATGTTACTCTCACCAACGTCCTCACTGCTACCGTGACCGACCAgtccaccatcaccaccaccttcaccaccaccatcgaGGGCGCTTCCACCACCCAGACCCAGACCGTCACCGCCATCTACGAGTGCTACAACGGACAGTGCTACCCCGACACCGGCAAGGGCGGACGCATCGTCTACATCTTCAAGCCTTACCCCGGTGAGGACTGCGATGGCCAGTACGTCTACATCTCCGAGGCCTGCTCCTGCAAGGGTGGTTCTCAGTACGTTCCCAAGTACTGCTCCAACGGTGACTGCCACGGCCTCACTGTCTACAAGCCTGAGCAGTGCGATGACTGGTACAACTACGACGTCTGCTACACTCCTGCCGACTGTGAGTCTTGCGAGCATGGCCAGGTCATCTACAAGCCTTGGGAGAACACCTACGGTACCCCCGACCACCCCAAGGTTCCTGAGCTTCCCGtctgctcttcttctcactGCCCCGACACCGAGCACGGTTCCAAGCCCGCTCCTCCTTGCTACGGCGACAACTGTGAGGAGTCTGGCTCCAAGCCTGCTCCTCCTTGCACTGGTGACCACTGTGAAGAGTCCGGCTCCAAgcctgctcctccttctgCTGGCTCTGACTCTGGTTCCAAGCCCGCTCCTCCCTCTGGTGGTTCTGACTCTGGTTCCAAGCCCGCTCCTCCCTCTGGTGGTTCTGACTCTGGCTCCAAGCCCGCTCCTCCCTCCGGTGGTTCTGACTCTGGATCCAAGCCTGCTCCTCCTTCCGGTGGCGAGTCTGACTCTGGCTCCAAGGGCTCTTCCGGTGGTGAGTCTTCTGGTGAGGCTCCTTGCTCTGGCGACCACTGCGAGCCCACCATTGTCAGCTCCGCTGGCAAGCAGGCTGTCGGCGGTCTTGCTCTCCTTGCTGCCGTCGCTGCTGCTCTTCTCTAAGCGCAACGCGTGCATTGGATTCTAGCTTAGCATTCAGCCTTCTTTTCTGGAACTGACTTTCACTTCTTctgcctttttctctttggGAAGATGGATAGATCTGCATTGACACTGGGGTGGCATTGAACATAGATTAGTGTCACTTGGCTTGTAGTTGGAACGAAAACATTTATGGAGCAGGTGTTTTAATGGGAGGGAGTAATTGGGGATTAGCCTACTCAATCTAATACTTTTTGCAATTCATTCTTGATCGTGCCTTGTGACATTCAATGACTACTGTCTTTTGCTTTTCCCTGTTTTTGGTGCTGTCGTCTCTAGACTGTCAATCACTGTATACAACGGTGGAGAAATGACCGGAAATGTAGGCGGAAGTTCCGTCGAGTTCCGAAAGAACAGAAATACGGTCCAAACCTGTATCTAGACGTTGcaacacaacaacatcaactgTCAGCGCGACAATTACCCAAGTATTGGTCAAGTAAAGCCAAATACTCTCCAACAACATGACTACTTCAAGAGTTGACCCCGCAAGTGAATACTGAGCCATTTTACACCCGATCTCGGCTCAACACGAACGCTGATGATCATGAAATAGACGCACTGCAACTCGCAGCTATCACGTTTGACTGGGGAGATAGCCTGGATACCAAGGTGACAACACTCTCATCCCCAACACATAGTAACGTGTACCTAATGTATTTCTAGGATTGGGCCCGTCTGGAAGCCATACTTGCCCCGGAACTCAACGTATGTACTTCcgccccccccccccccctcctccccccccatctcttcatcttctaaCATTACACAGGTTGACTATGCCGAGGTCACAGGACAAAGCTGGGACGCGATGCCAGCCAAAGACTTTATCGCCATGGTCTCAGCCCCAAGTTTCGTCGGGGATCCTCTAGTGGACACGCAGCACTTCATCGGGGGATCCAAGTATGAAGCCATCTCGACTGATCGTGTTGTTGGCAAGCATCAACTACGAGCTGCTCACCAGCGCTACACTGGAACTGATAAGACCGTCGTCGAGGCCAGGGGCCATTGTCATGCTCTGATGCAGCATACCTATGTCAAGATTGAGGGGGAGTGGAAGTTGGCGGGGCTGAAGCCCAAGATTTATTGGACTGAGTTTGACTTTGACAAGATCTTTAAGAGTGGCTCATGAAAGGGTTTATATCAGCTGTTTGAGTGGGAGGAATTGATGCTGAATGGCCTGTCTCAAAGTTATGCTACTTGTCTAAGGCCTTCCAGAAAGAGACTCTTAAGAGCTACTCGTGCTGTGATAAGCATGTAATATGAATGAATGCTTGATACTTTGGACATCTAACCATTCGTCTTCTCAATATCTACTACCTGTAGATTTTTCGAGTGTCCGAGTATGATGTTTCGGGAGTACCAGACTTAGAAGTTTAATAGAGAGTATATTGGTTCCTGTTGGTATTTACAAGTATCGGATCTGGAGGGATGTGGGGAAACTTGGGTCCATCAACAAATATGGTCAAGCATCAGGAGTGGTTCATCAACACCCATCAGGATGGCCAACTGGctgtatcatcatcatcaaattGTCACAGTACGCCTGGTCAAGAGCTAGAAATGATACAACATAATGTAAAGCAAAGGTTTAACATCTCGAGATGTCccaactctcgtcgatacCCAAAACATGATAATGAGAGCGACCTCTTATATCAAGTAACACGTATCGCGGCGTCAACCCTAACACATGGCTCGAATGCAACAGGGTCAAAGTTAGTACATCATGCTTGAGTACAACTGGCTACTTATGAAGCTGTAGTAAAACATACAAACTGAAACTTTTGACATTAGTTCCTTAAAGTGGGAATAAGTGACAGTGATTTGACAAGGTCGCCGTTGAAGCCAGGAGATTTGCTGCAACATGCATCGCTATAGCATTTAACAAATATAAAATCCATGGTTGAGAGTTTCTATATGGTTCAGATATGACGGGAAAACACCGTCTTTACCGGTAGGCTCCTGTTTATAGCAATAGCTATTGCAACTGTTCAGGATATCATTACACCAAACACATTGATAAGAGCATTGGCTACATACATATGAGTGGCACTCACTGCGAATAGGACAATAACAGTACTGATCAATAGAATATCAACAAGTCTAATCATTGCGATATAGATGAGTGCCAACCTGCTTCGATAATGTTGTCCCGTGGTCGACCAAGAATCGCGGCACTGTAGTAACGCCATTGGTTCATAGACTGCCTGAGAAAATAAGGACTTTCTCTTTACATGTTCAGAGTTTGGCAAActcaagaaaaagagagtAATCCTAAAATATTCTGATAACAATTCCTCACGGTATTAGGAAAGTTGCCATAAGAGATGGAAAATATTAGGTAAACTTATGATACTTGGACTATAGATTCTTGACTATTTAGTTTTATATCctcaagacttgggaggtcaaCATCCTACTTGACAGTAAAGGTTAGAACAAAGAACGGATTAGTGAATAGAAATAAGCTTTAACTACCTGGGATGATCGAGCGTTGTAATGAATGGTCTTCATAGACTACAGGCGTTACCAATCTCTGCCGGCATTAAAGTCTTTTCAAGATCGCAGACCGCTCTAGTGAATATAGAGGGAAACGGCGGATTACCGTTGCAGCGTTACTGGCTTTGCTCGAAGCGCAACCTCCATCTCGTTGTCAGCTCTGCCGCCTTTAGACTGGTAGTAGCAGTGGAGAGATAATTGGAACAAAATATAAACAGTGtcttatttaattctagAATTTGGGCAATGTTCAATATGGGATCCCGAAATCTCTTGCTTCACTGAGTCTACCGTGTATTTCGATGAATAGAGTTAAGACTAATATATGCCTCTGGACCTTGCCGTATATATCACTTCATTATATAATCTAGACTTGATGAAAAGGATAGAGCGGCTACTATTAAGCTGTCTTAACCTCTGAAATACTATGAGATAGCCGATTCATCTT is part of the Fusarium poae strain DAOMC 252244 chromosome 4, whole genome shotgun sequence genome and encodes:
- a CDS encoding hypothetical protein (SECRETED:SignalP(1-17)), translating into MRFTPGLLLALASSVTAQRFTNSSIPATGSATESATGTTTELAPTSSAGPPQPVDLGNAVLGPGASFATFPDGSVAISLRAGPNGVASFAVGGAFPFGIDIGDLIQILFDILVELLSDSRKRADGGCTLDVTVDGVSVFTEGLETTGGVVSRSSSGTPAGESAPQLEFIQSCGANPSALTVGNVKVAADDGTGGGGGNGGGNGGNTDTETGTAIVTETTLTNSEGEPTATVTDTIIPTDTEINTNSEGATTNSEGETIVPTGTETATETNTNSEGATTNSEGETITATGTETAPTSTGTSAAGFPASIDNFVLFGCVGSDNGFPTFELAQSSSSMDLDQCATLCVGRSYFGVYDTDCYCGDEVDDGTERVNLDSCDIECPGDDSEFCGGDAPLARRSRFSRRQSAIPNTILLTVYVNLGGADVTLTNVLTATVTDQSTITTTFTTTIEGASTTQTQTVTAIYECYNGQCYPDTGKGGRIVYIFKPYPGEDCDGQYVYISEACSCKGGSQYVPKYCSNGDCHGLTVYKPEQCDDWYNYDVCYTPADCESCEHGQVIYKPWENTYGTPDHPKVPELPVCSSSHCPDTEHGSKPAPPCYGDNCEESGSKPAPPCTGDHCEESGSKPAPPSAGSDSGSKPAPPSGGSDSGSKPAPPSGGSDSGSKPAPPSGGSDSGSKPAPPSGGESDSGSKGSSGGESSGEAPCSGDHCEPTIVSSAGKQAVGGLALLAAVAAALL